The genomic window GACTCAGGACTCACGGAACTCATCCACCGGTGCGACATGGCTGGACGACAACGGGATCGAGGTGGGCAGCGCGCCACGCAGGAAGTCAGGGATGAGCGGCAGCTCCACGGTGACGACGGCATCGACGCGCACCACGCCGCCCGGCGTCAGGCACGGGCTGGCCTCGCACACCACAGTGATGCTCCCCTCTTGTGGGGTGAATCCGTGCGCATCCATCACCATCGAGGCGGCGCTCGACGCCGCCGCGTGGCCCGACGGGTCGTCCGCACTGGCCACGAAGGTCCGGCCGCCTTCGCGTGCGGCCGCGGACACGGCATACGCCCCAGCCTGGAGCCGTCCCAGGGTGCCGACCAGATAGAACAGCGGCAGCATCACCAGCACCAGGAGGAAGGCGGTCTCGACGAGCATCGACCCTCTTTCGTGGTCGTCGGCACGCAGCGCTGCGCCGAGCCTGCTCACTGCTCCTCCGCGTAGGCCTGGCCGGTCACGGTCATCGTGCCGGGTAGTCCGAGCGGGCCGAGGACCGGCAACGGCAGGTCTGCCGAGACCTGGACCACGCCGACCCCACCCACGGTCGCCGCGCGCCCCGTGACACTGGTGCCGTAGCGCCCCGGCAGCGTCGTGGCGAGCAGCTCCGTAGCGCGAGCCACCCCGTCGGCAGGGGTGTTGTCGGCCCGAGCGCCGATTCGGGCGCCTTCAATGACGTGAGCGGTGGCCGTGTTGCGCACATGCAGGGCATATCCGACCTGCACCGCCGCCAGGAACAGCAACACCACGAGAGTGGAGACCAGGGCGAACTCCACCGTCGCGGCGCCCCGGTCCCGGACCTGGTGGCCGCCGGCCCGGCAGGGAGCCCCGCCCCTGTGCCAGCGGGCTGCATCAGCGGTGTCGCAGGTCACGGCCCACTGACGCCGGACACCGCGCTGACGAACAGGTCGGACAGCAGCGGCTCCGCCACCAGCCACAGCGCCGCCACGAGGCCGGCCGTCATGATCGTGATCAGCACCCATCCGGGCACGTCGCCGCGCTCTGGCTGTCGTGCCCAGGCGTCGAGGCGCTCCGAGTAGCCCGTCAGTGCCGCGGTCAGACGAGTCCGGCTGCGCATCAGGTGTTGCATCATGTTCTCCCTTGTCGGTTGTCGTGCTCGGTTTGGTGGTCGGGTGGACGCAGTGCGTTCATGGCTGGGCTTCAGACGGTGAGGCGCAAGAGTGAGGCACCGGGAAATACGGCGAACAGAACCGTCACGGGCAGCACCAGGAAGACGACGGGGATCATCATCAGGATCTCGCGGCGACCGCCCTCCTCGATGAGCTCCTGGCGGGCAGCCTCCCTGGCGTCCTGGGCCTGAGCCCGCAGCACCTCTCCGAGCGGTGTGCCGCGCTCGATAGCGACGACGAGTCCGTCTACGAAACGCACGATCGGCGAGAGCCCTGTGCGGGTGCCCATGTTGCCCAGCGCCTCGGCCATCGTGGCTCCGGTCCTGGCCTGGGCCAGGCAGAGCTCAAGCTCGCCAGCCAGCTCGCCGTGGGAGAGCCGGGCGACGCGGTCGAGCGCCTGGGTCGTGCCCTCGCCCGCCGTGACCGACAGCGCCAGCAGCTCCGCGAGCGCCGGGAACTCCGCCATGATCCGGCGCTCGCGCTGGCTCGCGGCTCGGCTGAGCAGCTGGTCCCGGAGCAACATCCCGCCCAGCGCGGCCGACAGCGCGACGATCGCGAGGGCCGGCAGTCCCACGCCACGGGTCCACACCGCCAGTGACCCGAGGAGCACCGTCACCACCACGGCCGCAGCACCCCACAGGACCTGCTGGATCCGGAAACCCTCGACGTCAGGAGGCAGACCAGCGCGCTGCAACCGCGCGGCCACCGACTCACTGCCGCCCAGCAGGCGGTCGACGAGTTGTCCGGCCCGCCGCATCCCGCGCTGCACGGTCTCGGTGAGATCACCAGACCCGGAGCCGACGGCGCGTCTGTGGGCATCGCTCGGCACGCGGTCGAGATAGGGCTCCACCCGTGCGATCAGGTCGCTTCGACCGGGGCGCGGCAGCCTCACGGCCACCAAGGACAGGCCGATCGACAAGCTGCCCGCGAGCAGTCCGCCGAGCAGGGCCGCCCCGCTCATCGCAGCACCCGGTGCTCGACGGGAAGCCGCCCGATCCGGACCATCGCCTGATAGGCCACGATCGACAGCACGCCGCCGATGATCAGGATGACCACACCGGTCGGCTCGCGGTAGGCCTGCAGAGCCGTGCCCCGGGTGGCCATCAGCAGCAGCACGATCCACGGCGCGCACATCGCCAGACGCGCGGCGTTGACTGTCCAGGACTGGCGTGCC from Ornithinimicrobium cryptoxanthini includes these protein-coding regions:
- a CDS encoding pilus assembly protein, which produces MSRLGAALRADDHERGSMLVETAFLLVLVMLPLFYLVGTLGRLQAGAYAVSAAAREGGRTFVASADDPSGHAAASSAASMVMDAHGFTPQEGSITVVCEASPCLTPGGVVRVDAVVTVELPLIPDFLRGALPTSIPLSSSHVAPVDEFRES
- a CDS encoding TadE family protein, with product MTCDTADAARWHRGGAPCRAGGHQVRDRGAATVEFALVSTLVVLLFLAAVQVGYALHVRNTATAHVIEGARIGARADNTPADGVARATELLATTLPGRYGTSVTGRAATVGGVGVVQVSADLPLPVLGPLGLPGTMTVTGQAYAEEQ
- a CDS encoding type II secretion system F family protein translates to MSGAALLGGLLAGSLSIGLSLVAVRLPRPGRSDLIARVEPYLDRVPSDAHRRAVGSGSGDLTETVQRGMRRAGQLVDRLLGGSESVAARLQRAGLPPDVEGFRIQQVLWGAAAVVVTVLLGSLAVWTRGVGLPALAIVALSAALGGMLLRDQLLSRAASQRERRIMAEFPALAELLALSVTAGEGTTQALDRVARLSHGELAGELELCLAQARTGATMAEALGNMGTRTGLSPIVRFVDGLVVAIERGTPLGEVLRAQAQDAREAARQELIEEGGRREILMMIPVVFLVLPVTVLFAVFPGASLLRLTV